A single Oryza brachyantha chromosome 8, ObraRS2, whole genome shotgun sequence DNA region contains:
- the LOC107304729 gene encoding disease resistance protein Pik-2-like yields MIGVTVVALIGVTNSLLGKLSILLGREYNKLRGVQAGITSLRDELISMKAALEDLSQLEDCNSQVNLWKHQLQELSYDIEDCIDIFLYSIDHGNACDGIINKIVGWLRTLKVYNHTAKQIIALKERAAEVNDRRKRLKLDSATLTSKAVDIDPRLPALFEEAERLVGIDGPRDELAEWLTKDNGYAQNLKVVSIVGFGGLGKTTLACQVYQKIKCQFDCTAFVSVSRNPNINKILRDILSEVLYASNPMSDYQKNHFWRIKENLNQPLEDHQLINMIKEYLKTNRYFIVIDDIWSKSAWEIIQCAFPYNNTASRIMTTTRIQDVAQCCCFKHEDYVYDIKPLSSADSRKLFLKRIFGNEDTHPTELKEITDEILRKCSGLPLAIINIASLLSTKPVTKQEWKKVWNSIGCMLKQNQDLETVKRILFLSYYDLPHQLKLCLLHISVFPEDHEIKRERLIWRWIAEGLITEQQGVNLEEVGEKYFNELVNRNMVQPVDIDYNGRAKACRVHDIMLDLIICLSIEENFVTIIDDQKSMPSCNKVRRLSLQTSCEKANIWLGTNRFSQVRSLNVFGDLKQMPPLFDLQVLRVLDLEDCSSLKDGDIENIGSLFQLRYLSLRNSHITRLPAQIGNLQLLQTLDLRGTRIKELPETITQLQQLVRLLLGRFGVKMPKGISNMKSLEELVVLDGSKNSMDAVVELGDLTNLKVFSIYWHPNGEIHNEGRYTKSIISSLCKIGEHNLRSIHITHGYSLLLDFLVDSWYPPPRHLEMFRMVSHFYFRRLPIWMSSLSELTWLDINIKQLGVEDMQVLQNMPALLCLKLYLEESPQETLVISRSGFRSLKVFYFYPLNCELGLMFRKNKKDGLGLMFEEGATPKLQRLEFRYCAHDAISAYGVGFDFGIKQLTSLKHLRVSIHCRGASAWEVEAAEASIRNTAYLLPNHPILEMYRLSEHEMVKDEVQWDEDIGYYGDED; encoded by the exons ATGATAGGAGTAACAGTCGTCGCTTTGATTGGGGTGACAAACTCCCTCCTTGGCAAGCTGTCCATCCTACTTGGGAGGGAGTACAACAAGCTCAGAGGTGTTCAAGCCGGCATCACATCCCTGAGAGATGAGTTGATCAGCATGAAGGCTGCACTTGAGGACTTATCACAGTTGGAGGACTGTAACTCACAGGTGAATCTGTGGAAGCATCAGCTGCAGGAGCTATCCTATGACATTGAGGACtgcattgatatttttttgtataGTATTGACCATGGAAATGCTTGTGATGGGATCATTAACAAGATTGTTGGTTGGCTCAGGACGCTGAAAGTATACAACCACACTGCTAAGCAGATTATTGCATTGAAGGAACGTGCTGCGGAGGTAAATGACCGACGCAAGAGGCTAAAGCTTGATTCAGCCACTCTTACTTCTAAGGCAGTGGACATTGACCCCCGGTTACCAGCACTCTTTGAGGAAGCAGAGAGATTAGTGGGAATCGATGGCCCAAGGGATGAACTTGCCGAGTGGCTTACCAAGGACAATGGTTATGCACAAAATCTCAAGGTTGTCTCAATTGTTGGATTTGGAGGCTTAGGAAAAACAACACTTGCCTGTCAGGTCTACCAAAAGATAAAATGCCAATTTGATTGCACAGCTTTTGTATCTGTATCACGGAATCCTAATATCAATAAGATCTTGAGAGACATACTTTCAGAAGTTCTTTATGCAAGCAACCCGATGTCAGATTATCAGAAGAATCACTTCTGGAGGATCAAGGAAAATCTTAATCAACCACTGGAAGATCATCAACTCATCAACATGATTAaagaatatttaaaaactaacaG GTACTTCATAGTAATTGATGATATATGGAGTAAATCAGCATGGGAAATTATCCAATGCGCTTTTCCATATAACAACACTGCGAGCAGGATAATGACAACCACTCGCATTCAAGATGTTGCTCAATGTTGCTGCTTTAAACATGAAGAttatgtttatgatattaaaCCTCTTAGTAGTGCTGAttcaagaaaattatttttgaaaaggaTTTTTGGAAACGAGGACACTCACCCTACAGAGCTCAAAGAGATTACTGATGAAATACTAAGAAAATGTAGTGGTTTACCATTGGCCATAATCAATATAGCTAGCCTATTATCAACCAAACCAGTTACCAAACAAGAGTGGAAAAAAGTATGGAATTCTATTGGCTGCATGCTCAAGCAAAACCAAGATCTAGAAACAGTAAAGAGGATATTGTTTCTAAGTTATTATGACCTACCTCATCAACTGAAGCTCTGTTTATTGCATATAAGTGTATTTCCAGAGGATCATGAAATCAAGAGAGAGCGTTTGATATGGAGGTGGATAGCTGAAGGATTGATTACTGAACAACAAGGAGTGAATCTGGAAGAGGTAGGAGAAAAATACTTCAACGAGCTGGTCAATAGAAATATGGTGCAACCAGTGGACATTGACTATAATGGTAGAGCAAAGGCTTGCCGAGTGCATGATATCATGCTAGATCTCATTATATGCTTGTCAATTGAAGAGAACTTTGTTACTATAATTGATGACCAGAAGTCCATGCCTTCGTGTAACAAGGTTAGGCGTCTTTCCCTCCAAACAAGCTGCGAAAAAGCAAATATATGGCTTGGAACCAACAGATTTTCTCAGGTTCGGTCACTTAATGTCTTCGGTGATCTGAAGCAGATGCCCCCTCTCTTTGACCTACAGGTTTTACGAGTTCTAGATCTAGAGGATTGTTCTAGTTTGAAGGATGGTGACATTGAGAATATTGGAAGTTTATTTCAGTTAAGGTATCTAAGTCTTCGAAACAGCCATATTACCAGGCTCCCAGCACAAATTGGGAATCTACAACTTTTGCAAACACTCGACCTCAGAGGGACCCGAATAAAAGAATTGCCAGAGACTATAACTCAACTCCAGCAATTGGTTCGCCTTCTACTGGGACGCTTTGGTGTAAAAATGCCAAAAGGGATCAGCAACATGAAATCCCTTGAGGAGCTAGTGGTGCTTGATGGGAGCAAGAACTCCATGGATGCTGTTGTCGAGTTAGGTGATTTAACAAATCTGAAggtattttctatatattggCATCCTAATGGTGAAATTCACAACGAGGGAAGATACACAAAATCAATTATCTCATCACTCTGCAAGATAGGAGAGCACAACCTCCGATCCATTCACATAACACATGGCTACAGTCTTTTACTAGACTTCTTGGTTGATTCATGGTATCCTCCTCCACGTCATCTTGAAATGTTTCGAATGGTTTCTCACTTTTATTTTCGTAGGCTTCCTATTTGGATGTCTTCCCTGTCTGAGCTCACCTGGTTAGACATCAACATAAAACAACTTGGAGTGGAAGATATGCAGGTGTTACAAAACATGCCTGCGTTGCTATGTCTTAAACTTTACCTTGAGGAATCCCCACAAGAAACACTTGTCATTAGTCGCTCTGGATTCCGATCTTTAAAGGTGTTCTATTTTTATCCATTGAATTGTGAGCTTGGTTTgatgtttagaaaaaataaaaaagatggacTGGGCCTGATGTTTGAAGAAGGAGCAACACCAAAGCTCCAACGGCTTGAATTCCGATATTGTGCACATGATGCAATATCTGCATATGGTGTTGGTTTTGATTTCGGTATCAAGCAACTTACCTCCCTCAAGCATCTCCGTGTGAGCATTCATTGCAGAGGTGCGAGCGCTTGGGAAGTCGAGGCTGCTGAGGCTTCAATTAGAAATACAGCCTACCTTCTTCCCAACCATCCTATACTTGAAATGTATAGACTGTCAGAACATGAAATGGTGAAGGATGAGGTGCAATGGGATGAGGATATTGGATATTATGGAGATGAGGATTAA
- the LOC102703053 gene encoding uncharacterized protein LOC102703053, with translation MAPPRPRPALLMLLLVAVLLLSHIALCSSAAPAAGKPKGKAAGGRKALLADDGEEVPTPAKKAKGVAAAGKIKKKVGVDAKNQTKAVKVKKSESDGAVKATKKSAAAGTKAPAEGAVAKAKVPKVDKAATAKSKGTDTGKPAKVAKAGSTKAVKPVKTAKSESAAKAKKPSNSTVDAGAKPAKSSKKQPVVAGDKANAKVNATATNEATEVEEDVVFAEETEGTDDLISEFKGLPARLQETLMPDLARLSHTSKVYLSAANTGIADGVRPILGGRWAAGAASAASIVLLLLPLFMLTALVRRMAPYLPLLHRALLLAQAYLAIYFATLALAAAATGLEPLRFFHAASPAAYAWTQAAQSLGFMGYLMLQMVDLVAIFSGAASPEEDGNGDATKALGLAQMVVGLAVGLHYYAAVFHRAAAGEAPRANWRVYAVYAACFVVVCACARAERRKKAYLAGGTDGAAEEWKKS, from the coding sequence AtggcgccgccgaggccgaggccggcgctgctgatgctgctgctcgtcgccgtgctcctcctctcccacaTTGCGCTctgctcgtcggcggcgccggcggcggggaagcCCAAGGGAAAGGCCGCCGGCGGGCGGAAGGCGCTCCTGGCGGATGATGGGGAGGAGGTGCCGACGCCGGCCAAGAAGGCGAAGGGCGTTGCCGCGGCGGGGAAGATCAAGAAGAAAGTCGGGGTTGATGCCAAGAACCAGACCAAGGCTGTGAAGGTTAAGAAATCGGAGTCGGATGGTGCGGTGAAGGCGACCAAgaagtcggcggcggcggggacgaaaGCTCCGGCGGAGGGCGCTGTTGCGAAGGCCAAGGTCCCGAAGGTGGACAAGGCGGCAACGGCGAAGTCGAAGGGCACCGACACCGGGAAGCCTGCAAAGGTGGCGAAGGCGGGGAGTACCAAGGCGGTGAAGCCGGTGAAGACGGCGAAATCTGAGTCCGCCGCCAAGGCGAAGAAGCCGTCCAATTCGACCGTCGATGCTGGCGCCAAGCCAGCCAAATCGAGCAAGAAGCAACCGGTGGTGGCTGGCGACAAAGCGAATGCCAAGGTGAATGCCACCGCGACCAATGAGGCGACGGAGGTGGAAGAGGACGTCGTGTTCGCGGAGGAGACGGAGGGGACGGACGACCTCATCTCCGAGTTCAAGGGCCTCCCGGCGCGCCTGCAGGAGACGCTCATGCCGGACCTAGCGCGGCTGTCGCACACCTCCAAGGTGTACCTGTCCGCCGCCAACACGGGGATcgccgacggcgtgcggcCGATCCTTGGGGGCCGGTGGGCCGCCGGGGCCGCGTCGGCGGCTTCGATtgtgcttctgctgctgccgctgttcATGCTCACGGCTCTGGTCCGGCGCATGGCACCCTACCTGCCGCTCCTCCACCGCGCGCTGCTGCTCGCGCAGGCGTACCTCGCCATCTACTTCGCCacgctcgcgctcgccgccgccgccacggggCTCGAGCCGCTCCGCTTCTTccacgccgcctcgccggcggcgtacgCCTGGACGCAGGCCGCGCAGTCGCTCGGGTTCATGGGCTACCTCATGCTCCAGATGGTGGACCTCGTCGCCATCTTCTCCGgggccgcctcgccggaggaggacggcAACGGGGACGCCACCAAGGCGCTGGGCCTGGCGCAGATGGTGGTgggcctcgccgtcggcctgcACTACTACGCCGCCGTTTTCCaccgcgccgcggccggcgaggcccCGCGGGCCAACTGGCGCGTGTACGCCGTGTACGCCGCCTGCTTCGTCGTCGTCtgcgcgtgcgcgcgcgccgagaggaggaagaaagcctacctcgccggcggcactgacggcgccgccgaggagtGGAAGAAGAGCTGA